The following nucleotide sequence is from Lysobacterales bacterium.
TGGCATCGAGCAGCGCGTTGCAGAGATCGACATCGTTGTCGATGCGCTTGCCGTTGTGCGTCTTGCCGAAGGCGCAGGAAATGTCCGGGAACACGTAGAAAGCGCCCTGCGGCTTCGGGCAGTTCACGCCAGGGATTGCAGCCAGCGCCGCCATCACCTGATCGCGCTTGCCCTGGAATTCGCGGCATTTGGTTTCCGGCACATCCTGCGGACCGGAGAACGCCGCGATGGCAGCGGCATTGACCACTTCCGGCAGGTTCGTGATCGCGTTCGAATTCAGGTTCACCAGGGCCTGCGCCGCCGCGGACGGCGCCGCGACCATGCCGACACGCCAGCCCGGCATGCCGTAGGTCTTCGAGACCGAATCGAGCAGGAGGGTGCGGTCGCGCAACTCCGGTCGCGCCTTGACCAGATGGGCATAACCGAGACCGTCAAAGATCATGCGGTTGTAGATGTCGTCCGAAATGATCCAGGTGTCCGGCGCATCGACCAGCACATCGGCCAGCGCACGTACCTCGGCGTGGTCGTAGACCATCCCGGTCGGATTCGACGGATTGTTGAACAGGATGGCCTTGGGCTTCGACTTCAACGCCTCGCGCAACTGGTCCGGCGTGAGCTTGTAGTTCTGTTCGGGGCCGCAATACAGCAGGGTCGATTTCGCGCCGAGGATGTCGGCGATGTCGACGTAACTGGTCCAGTACGGGGTCGGGATCAGGATTTCGTCGCCCTCATCCAGCAGCGCATACATGACGTTGTACAGGACATGCTTGGCGCCGACGCCGGAAACGATGTTGCTGCGCTCGTATCCATCGAGACCGCCGGCGCGCAGATGCTTCAGGAAGGCATCCAGCAAGGC
It contains:
- a CDS encoding pyridoxal phosphate-dependent aminotransferase, producing MLKLAERMGRAKPSAIMVVAEKAKKLKAEGRDIISFSIGVPNFLPGEHVYAAAREALAKDSGSYGSNRGPDALLDAFLKHLRAGGLDGYERSNIVSGVGAKHVLYNVMYALLDEGDEILIPTPYWTSYVDIADILGAKSTLLYCGPEQNYKLTPDQLREALKSKPKAILFNNPSNPTGMVYDHAEVRALADVLVDAPDTWIISDDIYNRMIFDGLGYAHLVKARPELRDRTLLLDSVSKTYGMPGWRVGMVAAPSAAAQALVNLNSNAITNLPEVVNAAAIAAFSGPQDVPETKCREFQGKRDQVMAALAAIPGVNCPKPQGAFYVFPDISCAFGKTHNGKRIDNDVDLCNALLDAKGVACVPGSAFGEPRAIRISYTCPTAQLPDGLKRIQDFFAEMA